The following proteins are encoded in a genomic region of Neisseria perflava:
- a CDS encoding primosomal protein N': MIYHRIAVNVPLSDGLLTYSHSEPLPPGTRVLVPFRNKTVVGIVWETDIAPDMDAARILSVQTAFVEEKPLPQSWRDLLAFTSRYYHYPTGQAVFAALPQGLKETRAVEMPQPPLFYALNEVGRAQTPPPARFNKKAALWDALLSGGMTMAALKQVNAQAAKLIEDWAEQGWIETTEVAKPVLRSYHGQASHSEFVLNADQQQASDEIQTAFGKFQPFLLYGITGSGKTEVYFDAMAKVLAQGRQVLFLLPEINLTPQLLKRVENRFADVPTAVLHSQMAAGKRTQDYLRAMLGQAKLVIGTRLAVFTPMDDVGLIVVDEEHDGSFKQDNELRYHARDLAVWRAKQSGCPVVLGSATPSLESWHKAQSGAYRLLQLTERAHASAQLPQVEILNVGRLKLDNGFSPQALQLLKQNFEAGGMSLVYLNRRGFAPALFCGDCGHTFGCPNCSAKMVLHQRARQLRCHHCDHREPIPYKCPDCGNQDLTAVGHGTQRVEETLRAFLPKAAVVRVDRDSTAHKNDWADLYRRIANDKIDILVGTQMLAKGHDFARLNLVIVLNADGSLYSADFRAPERLFAELMQVSGRAGRADKPGKVLIQTQLPEHPVFAAVKVQDYAVFAENELNERQMFAMPPFGFQTAIRADAPRVADAMEFLNAAKETLAPLLPESVSQFGAAPMLMVRLAERERAQIFLESTSRQDLHRAVSLWVQVLQQNRDGKIRWSVDVDVQEA, translated from the coding sequence ATGATTTACCACCGTATTGCCGTAAACGTGCCGCTTTCAGACGGCCTTTTGACTTATTCGCATTCCGAGCCGCTTCCTCCGGGAACGCGGGTGCTTGTGCCTTTTCGCAATAAAACCGTGGTCGGGATTGTGTGGGAAACGGATATTGCGCCCGATATGGACGCGGCGCGGATTTTGAGTGTTCAGACGGCCTTTGTGGAAGAAAAGCCGTTGCCTCAAAGCTGGCGTGATTTGTTGGCGTTTACGTCGCGTTATTACCACTATCCGACCGGGCAGGCTGTATTTGCCGCATTGCCGCAAGGTTTGAAGGAAACGCGCGCGGTGGAAATGCCGCAGCCGCCGTTGTTTTATGCTTTGAACGAAGTGGGCAGGGCACAAACGCCGCCGCCGGCTCGGTTCAACAAAAAAGCGGCTTTGTGGGACGCGCTGCTGTCGGGTGGAATGACGATGGCGGCGTTGAAGCAGGTAAATGCGCAGGCGGCGAAATTAATCGAAGATTGGGCGGAGCAGGGTTGGATTGAAACGACGGAAGTGGCGAAGCCTGTATTGAGGTCGTACCACGGGCAGGCTTCGCACTCTGAATTTGTGTTGAATGCCGACCAGCAACAGGCTTCCGATGAAATTCAGACGGCCTTCGGCAAATTTCAGCCGTTTCTGCTGTACGGCATCACCGGCAGCGGCAAGACCGAGGTGTATTTCGATGCGATGGCGAAAGTGTTGGCGCAGGGCCGGCAGGTGTTGTTTCTGTTGCCCGAAATCAACCTCACGCCGCAGCTTTTGAAGCGGGTGGAAAACCGTTTTGCCGACGTACCGACCGCCGTGTTGCACAGCCAGATGGCGGCAGGCAAGCGCACGCAGGATTATTTGCGCGCGATGTTGGGGCAGGCGAAATTGGTCATCGGCACGCGGCTGGCGGTGTTCACACCGATGGATGATGTCGGGCTGATTGTGGTCGATGAGGAACACGACGGCTCGTTCAAACAGGATAACGAATTGCGCTACCATGCCCGCGATTTGGCGGTGTGGCGGGCGAAGCAGAGCGGCTGTCCCGTCGTGTTGGGCAGTGCCACGCCCAGCTTGGAGAGTTGGCACAAGGCGCAAAGCGGCGCGTACCGCCTGCTGCAACTGACCGAGCGCGCCCATGCTTCCGCGCAACTGCCGCAAGTGGAAATCCTCAACGTAGGCCGTCTGAAACTCGACAACGGCTTCTCGCCGCAAGCCTTGCAGCTTTTAAAACAGAACTTTGAAGCGGGCGGCATGTCGCTGGTGTACCTTAACCGGCGCGGCTTCGCGCCCGCGCTGTTTTGCGGCGACTGCGGCCATACCTTCGGCTGCCCGAACTGTTCCGCCAAAATGGTGCTGCACCAACGCGCCCGCCAACTGCGCTGCCACCACTGCGATCACCGCGAACCCATCCCGTACAAATGCCCCGACTGCGGCAACCAAGACCTGACCGCTGTCGGACACGGCACACAGCGCGTCGAAGAAACACTGCGCGCCTTCCTGCCCAAGGCCGCCGTCGTCCGCGTCGATAGGGACAGTACGGCGCACAAAAACGACTGGGCGGATTTGTACCGCCGCATCGCCAACGACAAAATCGACATTCTGGTCGGCACGCAGATGCTTGCCAAAGGCCATGATTTCGCGCGGCTCAACCTCGTTATCGTGTTGAACGCCGACGGCAGCCTGTACAGCGCGGACTTTCGCGCGCCGGAAAGGCTGTTCGCCGAGCTGATGCAGGTGTCCGGCAGGGCGGGGCGCGCCGACAAACCCGGCAAGGTGTTGATACAGACCCAACTGCCCGAACATCCCGTCTTCGCCGCCGTCAAAGTGCAGGACTACGCCGTGTTTGCCGAAAACGAATTGAACGAACGGCAAATGTTCGCCATGCCGCCCTTCGGTTTTCAGACGGCCATCCGCGCCGACGCGCCGCGCGTTGCCGATGCGATGGAGTTTCTCAACGCCGCCAAAGAAACCCTCGCCCCGCTTTTGCCTGAAAGTGTTTCCCAGTTTGGTGCCGCCCCCATGCTGATGGTGCGCCTCGCCGAACGCGAACGCGCGCAAATCTTCCTCGAATCGACATCTCGACAAGATTTGCATCGTGCCGTGAGTTTGTGGGTGCAGGTGTTGCAGCAAAACCGCGACGGCAAAATCAGATGGTCGGTGGATGTGGATGTGCAAGAGGCTTGA
- a CDS encoding sigma-54-dependent transcriptional regulator, producing the protein MNKLQEPVLVVDDEADIRDLMEMTLMKMGLRVDTAAGVEEAKDKLDNNDYSLVLTDMRMPDGSGLEVVQYIDELMLDTPVAVITAFGNADQAVEALKAGAFDYLQKPITLSQLRSLVKSAVSVSDNTAEPTPSEKVKSQPAPVSAALYKPEPQPAKPVVTPPKSVQSEFNRPLTVPEGLNSLKERFSAGSINPALQQDAPILEGEDDMPRLLGTSPQMVEVRHLIRRLARSLVPVYISGESGTGKEQAARTIHELSDRADKPFIAVNCGAIPENLMESEFFGYKKGSFTGADQDRLGFFQHADGGTLFLDEVADLPLAMQVKLLRAIQEKAVRRIGDARETPVDVRIICATHKNLEALVESGAFRQDLYYRLNVVSLHMPPLREMREDLGALILYLLYKHRHGNQTYKLSPKAQEALLHYSYPGNFRELENILERAVALTVGQVIQVDDLQIQNTPQVKAERSGFSFDDIAEPDTRETTLNHSPIPPFDPRTMQIQDYLDQVERSIIEQALQQTRYNRTQAAKLLGISFRSMRYRMERLDIN; encoded by the coding sequence ATGAATAAATTGCAAGAGCCGGTTTTGGTTGTCGATGACGAGGCAGACATCCGCGACCTAATGGAAATGACCCTGATGAAAATGGGTCTGCGCGTCGATACTGCGGCTGGTGTTGAAGAAGCCAAAGACAAGCTGGACAACAACGATTATTCGCTGGTGTTGACCGATATGCGTATGCCAGACGGCTCGGGTCTCGAGGTTGTCCAATACATTGATGAACTGATGCTCGACACGCCTGTCGCCGTGATTACGGCTTTCGGCAATGCCGACCAAGCCGTTGAAGCTTTGAAAGCAGGGGCGTTTGATTATTTGCAAAAACCGATTACGCTGTCTCAGTTGCGTTCATTGGTTAAATCGGCAGTATCGGTTTCCGATAATACTGCCGAACCCACGCCGTCTGAAAAAGTCAAATCACAGCCTGCGCCTGTTTCTGCCGCCCTGTATAAACCCGAACCTCAGCCGGCCAAGCCTGTCGTTACGCCTCCTAAGAGCGTACAGAGCGAATTTAACCGGCCTTTGACTGTTCCGGAAGGGCTCAATTCCTTAAAAGAGCGTTTTTCAGCCGGCAGCATCAATCCTGCTCTGCAACAAGATGCACCTATATTGGAAGGCGAGGACGATATGCCGCGCCTGTTGGGTACTTCGCCGCAAATGGTCGAAGTACGCCACCTGATTCGCAGATTGGCCCGCAGCCTTGTTCCCGTTTATATCTCCGGCGAGTCCGGTACGGGTAAAGAGCAGGCGGCGCGCACAATTCATGAGCTGTCCGACCGCGCCGACAAACCGTTTATTGCCGTCAACTGCGGTGCCATTCCTGAAAACCTGATGGAAAGCGAATTTTTCGGTTATAAAAAAGGCAGCTTTACCGGCGCGGATCAAGACCGTTTAGGTTTTTTCCAACACGCTGACGGCGGCACTTTGTTCCTTGACGAAGTTGCCGATTTGCCGCTTGCCATGCAGGTCAAACTTCTGCGCGCCATTCAAGAAAAAGCCGTGCGCCGTATCGGCGATGCGCGGGAAACTCCTGTGGATGTGCGCATTATTTGTGCGACCCACAAAAACCTCGAAGCTTTGGTTGAAAGCGGCGCATTCCGTCAGGACTTGTATTACCGCCTCAACGTTGTCTCCCTGCACATGCCGCCTTTGCGCGAAATGCGCGAAGACTTGGGCGCGCTGATTTTGTATCTGCTGTATAAACACCGTCACGGCAATCAAACCTACAAACTCAGCCCGAAAGCCCAAGAAGCCCTGTTGCATTACAGCTATCCCGGCAACTTCCGCGAGTTGGAGAATATCCTCGAACGCGCCGTCGCACTGACGGTCGGCCAAGTGATACAAGTGGATGATTTGCAGATTCAAAATACCCCACAGGTTAAGGCTGAACGCAGCGGCTTCTCTTTTGATGATATTGCTGAACCTGACACGCGCGAAACTACGCTCAATCACAGCCCCATTCCACCGTTTGATCCGCGTACCATGCAGATACAGGATTACCTTGACCAAGTGGAGCGCAGTATCATCGAGCAGGCTTTGCAGCAAACCCGTTACAACCGTACCCAAGCCGCCAAACTTTTGGGCATCAGCTTCCGCTCTATGCGCTACCGCATGGAACGCTTGGACATCAATTAA
- a CDS encoding S24 family peptidase, protein MDTFKDRLAFLWKDEARQAKIAADIDMTIAGFSRIWNEGGLPKSETLKKIKQLKGCSIDWLLTGEGSPFPDSEAPKATATDTLGNPVDIDEFVFVPRYDIQAAAGHGQLVGDEQPMFAMAFRRYWIENYVTRDIKNLSVISVKGDSMEGVLNDGDTILINHGQTMPRDGLYVLRLNENLLVKRLQLIPGGIVNVISANEAYPTFEIDLKNPTDDVAIIGRVEWFGRSI, encoded by the coding sequence ATGGATACCTTTAAAGACCGCCTGGCTTTCTTATGGAAAGATGAAGCCCGCCAAGCCAAAATTGCCGCCGATATTGATATGACCATCGCCGGATTCAGCCGTATCTGGAACGAAGGCGGCCTGCCGAAATCGGAAACGCTAAAAAAAATCAAACAACTTAAAGGCTGCAGCATAGACTGGCTTTTGACAGGCGAGGGTTCTCCCTTTCCTGATTCCGAAGCCCCAAAAGCCACGGCAACCGACACACTGGGTAATCCAGTCGATATAGACGAATTTGTCTTCGTACCGCGTTACGACATCCAGGCCGCGGCTGGACACGGCCAGCTCGTCGGCGACGAACAGCCTATGTTCGCCATGGCGTTCCGACGCTATTGGATTGAAAATTATGTGACGCGCGACATCAAAAATCTTTCCGTTATCTCAGTCAAAGGCGACTCGATGGAAGGTGTACTGAATGATGGCGACACCATCCTCATCAACCACGGCCAAACCATGCCGCGCGACGGCCTCTATGTTTTGCGCCTCAACGAAAACCTTTTGGTCAAACGCCTGCAACTGATACCCGGCGGCATCGTCAACGTCATTTCTGCCAACGAAGCCTACCCTACTTTTGAAATCGACTTGAAAAACCCGACCGACGATGTTGCCATCATCGGCCGAGTCGAATGGTTTGGCAGAAGCATCTAA
- a CDS encoding class I SAM-dependent methyltransferase, translated as MYKIYFDETASVELRSIAAPFGLTVIDRQPEEGSFLIADESGISLCRAGEKGCVRVDFDGGAAHYRRTKGGGELIAKAVNHTAQPTVWDATGGLGRDSFVLASLGLNVHTFEQNPAVACLLSDGLNRAGQSEETREIAQRIILHFGNSVDLMQKLATQNGRPDVVYLDPMYPERRKTAAVKKEMAYFHDLVGSAQDEAELLDAALNTAKKRIVVKRPRLGEFLDGRKPAYQYTGKSTRFDVYLPTRPSED; from the coding sequence ATGTACAAGATTTATTTTGACGAAACCGCATCTGTCGAACTTCGCAGCATTGCCGCGCCTTTCGGGCTGACCGTTATCGACCGGCAGCCTGAAGAAGGCAGTTTCCTTATCGCTGACGAAAGCGGCATCAGTTTGTGCCGCGCCGGTGAAAAAGGCTGTGTCCGCGTTGATTTTGATGGCGGTGCCGCCCATTACCGGCGCACTAAAGGCGGCGGCGAGTTGATTGCCAAAGCCGTCAACCACACTGCGCAACCGACTGTCTGGGACGCTACCGGCGGACTGGGACGCGACAGCTTCGTGCTTGCCTCGTTGGGTTTGAATGTACACACTTTTGAACAAAATCCTGCGGTTGCCTGTCTACTTTCAGACGGCCTCAATAGGGCGGGGCAAAGTGAAGAGACACGGGAGATTGCCCAACGCATTATTTTGCATTTCGGCAATTCCGTTGATTTGATGCAGAAATTGGCTACTCAAAACGGCAGGCCCGATGTGGTGTACCTCGACCCGATGTATCCGGAGCGTCGCAAAACCGCCGCTGTGAAAAAAGAAATGGCTTACTTTCACGACTTGGTCGGCTCGGCACAAGACGAAGCCGAGTTATTGGACGCAGCATTGAATACCGCCAAAAAACGCATTGTCGTCAAACGTCCGCGCTTGGGTGAGTTTCTCGACGGGCGCAAACCTGCTTATCAATACACCGGCAAAAGCACGCGGTTTGATGTTTACCTTCCGACAAGGCCGTCTGAAGATTAG
- a CDS encoding 2,3-diphosphoglycerate-dependent phosphoglycerate mutase — protein MELVFIRHGQSEWNAKNLFTGWRDVKLSEQGLAEAAAAGKKLKEKGYEFDIAFTSVLTRAIKTCNIVLEESDQLFVPQIKSWRLNERHYGQLQGMDKKQTAEKYGDEQVHIWRRSYDTLPPLLDPKDPHSAHNDRRYANLPSDVIPDGENLKVTLERVLPFWEDQIAPAILSGKRVLVAAHGNSLRALAKHIEGISDEDIMGLEIPTGQPLVYKLDENLKVIEKFYL, from the coding sequence ATGGAATTAGTATTCATCCGTCACGGACAAAGCGAATGGAACGCGAAAAACCTTTTCACCGGCTGGCGCGACGTCAAGCTGAGTGAGCAAGGTTTGGCAGAAGCCGCGGCAGCAGGTAAAAAGCTGAAAGAGAAGGGCTACGAGTTTGACATCGCCTTTACTTCCGTTCTGACCCGTGCCATCAAAACCTGTAACATCGTTTTGGAAGAATCCGACCAACTGTTTGTTCCACAAATCAAATCATGGCGTTTGAACGAACGCCACTACGGCCAGCTGCAAGGTATGGATAAAAAACAAACCGCAGAAAAATACGGCGACGAACAAGTCCACATCTGGCGCCGCAGCTACGACACCCTGCCTCCGCTGCTTGATCCTAAAGACCCTCACTCCGCCCACAATGACCGCCGCTATGCCAACCTGCCTAGCGATGTTATTCCCGATGGCGAAAACCTTAAAGTTACCCTCGAGCGCGTCCTGCCTTTCTGGGAAGACCAAATCGCTCCGGCTATCTTGAGCGGCAAACGTGTATTGGTTGCGGCACATGGCAACTCCCTGCGCGCTTTGGCCAAACACATCGAAGGCATTTCCGACGAAGACATCATGGGCTTGGAAATCCCAACCGGTCAGCCGCTGGTGTACAAATTGGACGAAAACCTGAAAGTAATTGAAAAATTCTACCTGTAA
- a CDS encoding DsbC family protein gives MKTKLIKILTPFAALPLLACGQPAVSNANAAPAPAAKAEAPADKSVAASLKARLEKVYAAQDLKVLSVNETPIKGIYEVVVSGKQIIYTDAKGDYMLVGDLINVNTRQSMTEERAADLNKIDFASLPLDKAIKEVRGNGKLKVAVFSDPDCPYCKRLEHEFEKMTDITIYTFMMPIPSLHPDAARKAELLWCQPNPTQAWIDWMRKGKLPSGKANCENPVAETTSLGEQFGFNGTPTLVFPNGRSQSGYSPMPHLKEIIEKNQ, from the coding sequence ATGAAAACCAAGTTAATCAAAATCTTAACACCGTTTGCCGCCCTTCCTTTGTTGGCATGCGGTCAACCTGCCGTATCCAACGCCAACGCCGCGCCTGCGCCGGCTGCCAAAGCGGAAGCGCCTGCCGACAAATCCGTTGCCGCTTCCTTGAAAGCGCGTTTGGAAAAAGTCTATGCCGCCCAAGATTTGAAAGTTTTGAGCGTCAATGAAACACCGATTAAAGGCATTTACGAAGTTGTCGTCAGCGGCAAACAAATCATCTATACCGATGCCAAAGGCGACTATATGCTCGTCGGCGACCTCATCAACGTCAACACGCGCCAAAGCATGACTGAAGAACGCGCCGCCGATTTGAACAAAATCGACTTCGCTTCCCTGCCTTTGGACAAAGCCATCAAAGAAGTACGCGGCAACGGCAAACTGAAAGTCGCTGTTTTCTCCGATCCGGACTGCCCATACTGCAAACGCTTGGAGCATGAGTTTGAAAAAATGACCGACATCACGATTTATACCTTCATGATGCCGATTCCAAGCCTGCACCCTGATGCCGCGCGCAAAGCCGAGCTGTTGTGGTGTCAGCCTAATCCGACCCAGGCATGGATCGACTGGATGCGCAAAGGCAAACTCCCAAGCGGCAAAGCAAACTGCGAAAACCCTGTTGCAGAAACCACTTCATTGGGCGAACAATTCGGCTTCAACGGCACGCCGACCCTGGTCTTTCCTAACGGCCGCAGCCAAAGCGGTTACAGCCCTATGCCCCACCTCAAAGAAATCATCGAGAAAAACCAGTAA
- a CDS encoding two-component system sensor histidine kinase NtrB gives MNRANLQELGNLRERIPGVINIARIAIVLPLLVLHAFGSYTGGNLIGVSLPDIEFYIWVTLYFFLIMLSVFRPGWQWQSLDLPNASAVVDITMMMVLVYISGGTASGFGILVLPFVATSCLLSYGHYPMLYAGYTAMLFILNLFLDGSMRFDSFNWDAKSMLNSLMLIGAGYLVAMLTSFAARYLEQATESASRHQLAYRRISGLNHLVLNRVQEAVVVIDATQRVWLFNKQAKIYFPSLIIDQQEIVFGELVARWQRQPDKPFETDIHIFQHAMHVRAVPLIQEQTELLMLYVRSLREVAAEAMSTKLTSLGQLTANLAHEIRNPMSAIRHASDLLQEGDEADPLKAKLYNIIDSNIQRIDKMLEDVSLLNKRDNISRQPINLMKFWLEFKQEFTLNNPDAIGCLRMNMDGNNLTVLVDPMHLQQVMWNLCNNAWRHSRQDENAITVLIRSSGRMHISIVVADNGKGVPPDVRNHLFEPFYTTEKQGTGLGLYVARELAHANMGQLHYHPEMNGFELILPKEQAQDE, from the coding sequence ATGAACAGAGCCAATCTTCAAGAACTGGGTAATCTGAGGGAGCGGATTCCCGGTGTAATCAACATTGCCCGAATAGCCATCGTCTTACCGCTTTTGGTTTTGCACGCTTTCGGCAGCTACACGGGCGGCAACCTGATTGGTGTTTCGTTGCCGGACATTGAGTTTTATATCTGGGTAACGCTGTATTTCTTCCTAATTATGCTCTCTGTGTTCCGCCCGGGCTGGCAGTGGCAGTCTTTGGATTTGCCCAATGCCAGTGCCGTGGTCGACATCACCATGATGATGGTTTTGGTGTATATCTCCGGCGGTACTGCTTCCGGTTTCGGGATTTTGGTTTTGCCGTTTGTTGCAACCTCGTGTCTGCTCAGTTATGGACATTATCCCATGCTGTATGCAGGTTATACGGCAATGTTGTTTATTTTGAACCTGTTTTTAGACGGCAGTATGCGTTTCGATTCGTTTAATTGGGACGCGAAATCAATGTTGAATTCTTTGATGCTGATCGGCGCAGGCTATCTGGTGGCGATGCTGACATCGTTTGCCGCCCGTTATCTGGAGCAGGCCACGGAGTCCGCCAGCCGCCATCAACTGGCTTACCGCCGTATCAGCGGCTTGAACCATTTGGTTTTGAACCGCGTGCAGGAAGCGGTTGTGGTGATTGATGCGACCCAACGCGTGTGGCTGTTTAACAAACAGGCAAAAATCTATTTCCCCAGCTTGATTATCGATCAGCAGGAAATCGTGTTTGGCGAACTGGTGGCACGCTGGCAGCGTCAACCCGACAAACCTTTTGAAACCGATATCCATATTTTCCAACACGCCATGCACGTCCGTGCCGTTCCGCTGATTCAGGAGCAAACCGAGCTGCTGATGTTATACGTCCGCTCATTGCGTGAAGTGGCTGCGGAGGCCATGTCCACCAAGCTGACTTCGCTCGGACAGTTGACTGCCAACCTTGCCCACGAAATCCGTAACCCGATGTCCGCCATCCGTCATGCCAGCGATTTGTTGCAAGAGGGCGACGAGGCAGATCCGCTCAAGGCCAAGCTCTACAACATCATCGACAGCAATATCCAACGTATCGACAAGATGTTGGAAGACGTATCCCTGCTTAACAAACGAGACAACATCAGCCGCCAGCCGATTAACCTGATGAAATTCTGGTTGGAGTTCAAGCAGGAATTTACCTTGAACAATCCCGATGCCATCGGCTGTCTGCGCATGAATATGGACGGCAACAACCTGACCGTATTGGTTGACCCCATGCACTTGCAGCAAGTGATGTGGAACTTGTGCAACAATGCTTGGCGACACAGCCGTCAGGACGAAAACGCCATTACCGTCCTTATCCGCTCTAGCGGCAGGATGCACATTTCTATCGTAGTGGCGGACAACGGCAAAGGCGTGCCGCCCGATGTACGAAATCATCTGTTTGAGCCGTTTTACACCACCGAAAAACAAGGCACCGGCTTGGGGCTTTACGTCGCCCGCGAGTTGGCACACGCCAATATGGGGCAGCTGCATTATCACCCTGAAATGAACGGGTTTGAACTGATTTTACCGAAGGAGCAAGCGCAGGATGAATAA
- the argC gene encoding N-acetyl-gamma-glutamyl-phosphate reductase — protein sequence MTTKIKIGIVGATGYTGVELLRLLSSHPNAEVTAVTSRSEADIAVADYFPSLRGIYDLAFQTPEDAGLDRCDLVFFATPNGVAMKEAPALVEKGVRVIDLSADFRIRDIPTWEKWYKMTHAAPQLVSQAVYGLCELHKDDIAKAMLVANPGCYPTCVSLPLLPLLQACRLKANAPLIADCKSGVSGAGRKASTHALLCEAGDNFKAYGVGGHRHLPEIRQTLSGLQDHVSDGLIFVPHLVPMIRGMHATLYLHLQEHTDPEALLREYYRDSPFVDILPSGSTPETRSVRGANLCRISAQRAPDQDDVWIVLSVIDNLVKGAAGQAVQNMNIMFGLPETTGLTNAPLMP from the coding sequence ATGACCACAAAAATTAAAATTGGTATCGTCGGTGCAACCGGTTATACAGGCGTTGAATTGTTGCGCCTGCTCAGCAGCCACCCCAACGCAGAGGTTACTGCCGTCACCAGCCGAAGCGAAGCCGATATTGCGGTTGCCGACTACTTCCCCAGCCTGCGCGGCATTTACGACCTTGCATTCCAAACGCCCGAAGATGCAGGGCTTGACCGTTGCGACCTCGTGTTCTTTGCCACGCCCAACGGCGTGGCCATGAAAGAAGCACCAGCCCTTGTAGAAAAAGGCGTACGCGTGATTGACCTGTCTGCCGACTTCCGCATTCGAGACATCCCCACATGGGAAAAATGGTACAAAATGACCCATGCCGCGCCGCAACTCGTTTCCCAAGCGGTGTACGGTTTGTGCGAACTTCACAAAGACGACATTGCCAAAGCCATGCTGGTGGCCAATCCGGGCTGCTACCCTACCTGCGTTTCCCTGCCCTTATTGCCGCTGCTTCAGGCTTGCCGTCTGAAAGCCAACGCGCCTCTGATTGCCGACTGTAAATCCGGTGTTTCCGGTGCAGGCCGCAAAGCCAGTACCCACGCCCTATTATGCGAAGCAGGCGACAACTTCAAAGCCTATGGTGTCGGCGGCCACCGCCATCTGCCTGAAATCCGACAAACCCTGTCCGGACTGCAAGACCATGTTTCAGACGGCCTGATTTTCGTGCCACACCTTGTTCCGATGATACGCGGTATGCACGCCACCCTATATCTGCACCTGCAAGAACATACCGATCCTGAAGCTTTGCTGCGCGAATACTACCGCGACAGTCCTTTTGTCGATATTTTGCCTTCAGGTTCGACACCTGAAACCCGCAGCGTGCGCGGCGCCAACCTTTGCCGTATCAGCGCTCAAAGAGCGCCCGATCAAGACGATGTGTGGATCGTTCTTTCCGTCATCGACAACTTGGTTAAAGGCGCAGCCGGTCAAGCCGTGCAAAATATGAATATCATGTTCGGCCTGCCCGAAACCACCGGCCTGACTAATGCACCATTAATGCCTTAA
- the erpA gene encoding iron-sulfur cluster insertion protein ErpA: MSDESPIIFTDSCCTKVADLIAEENNPDLKLRVFVNGGGCSGFQYGFTFDEIKNDDDFEIQKNGLTFLVDPMSYQYLVGAEIDYTESLQGSQFVIRNPNAETTCGCGSSFSV; encoded by the coding sequence ATGTCAGACGAAAGCCCTATTATCTTTACTGACAGCTGCTGCACCAAAGTTGCCGACTTGATTGCCGAAGAGAACAATCCAGATTTGAAATTGCGCGTATTCGTCAACGGCGGCGGTTGCTCCGGCTTCCAATATGGTTTTACCTTTGATGAAATCAAAAACGACGACGATTTTGAAATCCAGAAAAACGGCCTGACGTTCTTGGTTGACCCGATGAGCTACCAATATTTAGTTGGTGCGGAAATCGACTACACCGAAAGCCTGCAAGGTTCTCAATTCGTCATCCGCAATCCGAATGCAGAGACAACTTGCGGTTGCGGTTCGTCCTTCTCCGTATAA